The following are encoded together in the Zingiber officinale cultivar Zhangliang chromosome 8A, Zo_v1.1, whole genome shotgun sequence genome:
- the LOC122011032 gene encoding truncated transcription factor CAULIFLOWER D-like, which translates to MGWGRVEVRRIENKINRQVTFSKRKAGLLKKAYELSVLCDVEHSLIIFSSHGKLFDFSTASRGCDVLILDTRLGSAENQARVKELLHVEESKLEEDKGKCFYS; encoded by the exons ATGGGGTGGGGGAGGGTTGAGGTGAGGAGAATAGAGAACAAGATCAATAGGCAGGTGACCTTCTCCAAGAGGAAGGCCGGGCTGCTGAAGAAGGCCTACGAGCTCTCTGTTCTCTGCGACGTCGAACACTCCCTCATCATCTTCTCCAGTCATGGCAAGCTCTTCGACTTCTCCACCGCCTCCAg AGGATGCGATGTGCTTATTTTAGATACTAGATTGGGAAgtgcagagaatcaagcaagggtcaAGGAGTTGCTTCATGTGGAGGAATCAAAACTAGAGGAGGACAAGGGTAAGTGTTTTTACTCATAA